GCACCAGATACAGACAAACAGATAACAATCGATGCAGCCTATGTAGAAAACAAACTTGCAAACATCGTTGAAGATAGAGACTTAAGCAGATACATACTCTAAAATAAAAAAGACTTTCAATTTTATCATCATAAATGCTAAACTTATAAAAAATACACTAAAGGAGCAACCCATGAAAACCCGTATCTTCAGAAACAAAAAACTCATAGACAGAGATAAAGAGATAAACTTCTTCCTTGATTGGTTCAATCAATTACCAGAGTTAATACTTTGGGTTTATGGCCCAAAATCTTCAGGCAAAACAACACTCATTGAGTATGTTGTTGAAAAAGAGTTATTTGAAGATTTTGAGAACTTAAAACCCAAAGGTAATTGGTGGGTGAAGTATATAAACTTAAGAAGATATCTAATAAGCAACTATTCAAGTTTTATAGAAGCAATACTAACACCAGAGAAAGATGACAAAGGCAAGAAAGAAGAGAAACTCTCAGCAAGCTTCAACATTGGAGTATTCAACATAAAAGCAGAACTGCTAAATGAAGTAAAAAACAAAGAGAAAGACTTATTCAAAGTTCTAATGGAAGAGATACAAAACAGGGTAAAGAAAAACAGACAACCTATAATCATCATAGACGAAATCCAAACACTTGAAGATATATACATAAATGGAGATAGAGAACTACTCAAAGAGTTCCTAAACTTCTGTGTCTCTTTAACAAAAGAGACACATCTGTCTCATGTTGTTATCCTAAGCTCAAACACTGTGTTTATAGATAGGATTTATAATGATGCAAAGCTAAAGAAGACAAGTGAGTTTTTTAAGATTGACCATTTAGATAAGAGTATAGTTGTAGAGTGGTTAAGTTCTGAAGGATACACAGAAGAAGAGATAAATCTCATCTATGACTATCTTGGTGGTTGTATTCCAGATATACAAAGAATGATGATGTTAAAAGACAAATACAAAAGCATTAAAGAGTATTTAGAGCATAGGGCGTTTTTGGCATATACTGAGATGGTTGACTTACTCACAAACGAAGAAGACTTCAACAAAAGAAAGATATTTAAAGAGATAGCAAAAGAGATAGTAAAAAACGGCAGATTTATAGCAAAAGAAGAATTACCAACGCAGGTGAAGAAGATTATAAATTTTTACGCTGAAAAAGAGATACTCTTTTATGACCCGCTTACATTGGAAGTTAAAGGAAATAGTAGGATTTATGAGAAGGGGATGGAGAAGTTGGAGTTATAGATTAGGAATTTTGAATACTTAATGTTTATGAAGCGGATTCAAGTTGGTTTATTAACAGGAAAAGATTCAGAAAGTTCCATTATAAAATCGCAGAGTTTGTCT
This genomic stretch from Hippea alviniae EP5-r harbors:
- a CDS encoding ATP-binding protein, which produces MKTRIFRNKKLIDRDKEINFFLDWFNQLPELILWVYGPKSSGKTTLIEYVVEKELFEDFENLKPKGNWWVKYINLRRYLISNYSSFIEAILTPEKDDKGKKEEKLSASFNIGVFNIKAELLNEVKNKEKDLFKVLMEEIQNRVKKNRQPIIIIDEIQTLEDIYINGDRELLKEFLNFCVSLTKETHLSHVVILSSNTVFIDRIYNDAKLKKTSEFFKIDHLDKSIVVEWLSSEGYTEEEINLIYDYLGGCIPDIQRMMMLKDKYKSIKEYLEHRAFLAYTEMVDLLTNEEDFNKRKIFKEIAKEIVKNGRFIAKEELPTQVKKIINFYAEKEILFYDPLTLEVKGNSRIYEKGMEKLEL